In the genome of candidate division KSB1 bacterium, one region contains:
- a CDS encoding sulfite exporter TauE/SafE family protein: MSFFLSMLGLGGAQLYVPIFYWLGLNLKTEAIPLALLLNFVTQLSASVIYLRKQLVDIVAGLPLLISSALFPVVGASFTQRLPTRWIILIIGLILITVAIQTFFNWQQTGHPLNRRQKIIIGMAAGSVIGFIIGLIGHGGGSFVVPTLLVLGFAPKNAAATSSFICTFSSLSGFLTHASLARIDWGLYIPSVFAAIIGAQLGSRFMAAKMKSKTLKRMFGVVLFLIGAEIIANEFINLF; encoded by the coding sequence ATTTCGTTCTTTCTGTCGATGCTCGGCCTGGGCGGCGCTCAATTGTATGTGCCGATATTTTATTGGCTGGGGCTGAACCTGAAAACCGAAGCCATCCCGTTGGCGCTGCTGCTCAATTTTGTCACGCAGTTATCTGCCAGTGTCATCTATCTGCGCAAGCAATTGGTGGACATTGTCGCTGGGCTGCCGTTGCTCATAAGTTCGGCATTGTTCCCTGTGGTCGGGGCGAGTTTTACTCAGCGATTGCCGACGAGATGGATCATCCTCATTATTGGCCTGATCTTAATCACAGTAGCGATTCAGACCTTTTTCAATTGGCAGCAAACAGGGCATCCACTCAATCGGCGGCAAAAGATCATTATTGGAATGGCTGCGGGCAGCGTGATTGGCTTTATCATTGGCTTGATCGGACATGGGGGCGGTTCGTTTGTTGTGCCCACGTTATTGGTGTTAGGTTTTGCGCCGAAAAATGCAGCCGCCACCTCATCGTTTATTTGTACCTTTTCTTCACTTAGCGGATTTTTGACCCATGCCAGCCTGGCTCGTATCGATTGGGGGTTATATATTCCCAGCGTTTTCGCTGCTATAATCGGTGCGCAGCTCGGCTCTCGCTTCATGGCAGCTAAAATGAAAAGCAAAACCTTGAAACGGATGTTTGGGGTGGTGTTGTTCTTAATCGGTGCAGAAATTATAGCGAATGAATTCATAAATCTGTTTTGA
- a CDS encoding NAD(P)-binding domain-containing protein — MNHESTFGFIGGGRVTYFLLKALSDKNALPEKIIVSDPNEAARAKIQAIATERIQAVNDNKLAAQEDVVFLAVHPPVIKDVIEAIKVGLKPQAMLISLAPVFKIEKLSALLGGFNRIVRMIPNAPSIIHHGYNPVVFGSGVTADEKSWLMNMFSNWGQSPEVAEQKLEAYAIVTAMGPTYFWPQWAKLEALGKSFGLNDAELKSGMAAMLTGAVALMYQSDLSPQQVMDLIPVYPMKDHEAKISELFEAALVPLYQKLSGAAR; from the coding sequence ATGAATCATGAATCAACTTTCGGTTTTATCGGAGGCGGGCGGGTCACCTACTTTTTACTAAAAGCATTATCTGATAAAAATGCTTTGCCAGAAAAGATCATAGTCAGCGATCCCAATGAAGCGGCTCGTGCCAAAATCCAGGCGATTGCAACCGAGCGGATTCAAGCGGTCAATGATAATAAACTGGCGGCGCAGGAAGATGTAGTCTTTCTCGCTGTTCATCCGCCCGTGATCAAAGATGTCATCGAAGCGATTAAGGTGGGCCTCAAGCCGCAGGCGATGTTGATCTCATTGGCACCTGTTTTTAAAATCGAAAAATTATCAGCATTGTTGGGCGGTTTCAATCGCATCGTCAGAATGATCCCCAATGCCCCGTCGATCATTCATCACGGCTACAATCCTGTGGTCTTCGGGAGCGGGGTTACGGCGGATGAAAAATCGTGGTTGATGAATATGTTCAGCAACTGGGGCCAGTCGCCCGAGGTGGCGGAGCAAAAATTAGAAGCCTATGCCATCGTCACGGCCATGGGACCAACTTATTTCTGGCCGCAATGGGCCAAATTGGAAGCGCTGGGAAAATCATTTGGCTTGAATGATGCAGAGCTGAAGTCGGGCATGGCCGCCATGTTAACAGGTGCAGTGGCGCTGATGTATCAATCCGATTTGTCGCCTCAACAAGTCATGGATTTAATACCAGTATATCCAATGAAGGATCACGAAGCCAAAATCAGCGAACTATTTGAGGCGGCGCTGGTGCCGCTGTATCAAAAGCTCAGTGGGGCGGCAAGGTAA
- a CDS encoding thioredoxin family protein — protein MSEEITMVTIAGHRIGLIGLSEIFESIKQKNLSDDATLRDQLLQQVRVQNYVPDSRAEDYANAILREYKKFAGLPVEPVKEKLAFPTIRILGPGCAACENMEKDVRAILAELNIAADVDHVRDVNKIAEYGMARTPSLVINDEIVLNGRSLPKSQLKKLLEEKLR, from the coding sequence ATGAGCGAAGAAATTACCATGGTCACCATCGCTGGCCATCGGATCGGACTGATCGGGCTATCCGAGATCTTCGAAAGCATCAAGCAGAAAAATTTATCTGATGACGCAACGCTGAGAGATCAATTGCTGCAGCAGGTTCGTGTTCAGAACTATGTGCCCGATTCCAGGGCTGAGGACTATGCTAACGCCATTCTGCGGGAGTACAAGAAATTTGCAGGATTGCCCGTGGAGCCAGTCAAAGAAAAATTGGCCTTTCCCACGATCAGGATTCTGGGGCCAGGTTGTGCGGCCTGCGAAAACATGGAAAAAGATGTGCGGGCAATTCTGGCTGAATTGAACATCGCTGCGGATGTGGATCATGTGAGAGATGTGAATAAAATCGCCGAGTATGGCATGGCTCGCACGCCGTCGCTGGTGATCAACGATGAGATTGTGCTGAATGGCCGCTCGCTGCCCAAGAGCCAGTTGAAGAAATTGTTAGAGGAAAAGCTGAGATAG